One genomic window of Falco peregrinus isolate bFalPer1 chromosome 18, bFalPer1.pri, whole genome shotgun sequence includes the following:
- the ADAM11 gene encoding disintegrin and metalloproteinase domain-containing protein 11 isoform X1, which yields MSPLRGWLLAALLSLTPRAGPTALQRRLPRAAWPEGRVVSQVTHPSRLVGQSAGGEVQKHQLDTRVRNEPRGAGGGGGPGLHLARVSFVVRAFGSAFTLDLQLNHHLLASHYVERHIGAGSNGSHSMGTGEHCYYQGRIRGQPHSFVALSSCQGLHGVFYDGKATYLIEPQVGAEHGQGLRPHIVRRVPSCTRPGCLFPALNPRSAGGLPKLRQRRQVRRAQHTVHSETKYIELAVVNDHQLFLQLRKSVVLTSNFAKSVVNLADMIYKEQLNTRIVLVAMETWASEDRIRMGEDSLETLNEFVKYRREGPAEQSDTVHLFSGRTFQSSRSGTAFVGGICSPARAGGVNEYGNVAAMAVTLAQTLGQNVGMMWNKHRMAAGDCRCPDSWLGCIMEDTGYYLPRKFSRCSIDEYNQFLQDGGGSCLFNKPLKLLDPPECGNGFVEAGEECDCGSLAECAKSGGNCCKKCTLTHDAMCSDGLCCKGCKYEPRGVSCREAVNECDIPESCTGDSSQCPPNLHKLDGYFCENEQGRCYGGRCKTRDRQCNALWGHGSAERFCYEKLNVEGTERGNCGHEGLGWMQCNKQDVLCGFLLCANISGAPRLGELSGEITTTTFFHQNRYVDCRGGHVQLVDGSDLSYVEDGTPCGPGMLCLDRKCLPATAFNFSSCPGSWDGKICFDHGVCSNEGKCICRAEWTGKDCSVYDPIPEPKPTGETERYKGTSAEEGPGGPEQGCAAPHTLPSTSLTAIQWGTAAESPAEEESWGGHPGPPPPTPTAPPRMYTAPSPDPGAGSTPSTGMNVPAGVSGDHPPPSAPHPPL from the exons ATGAGCCCGCTgcggggctggctgctggccgCGCTGCTCTCGCTCACCCCGCGGGCAG GTCCCACCGCGCTGCAGCGGCGGCTGCCCCGGGCCGCATGGCCGGAGGGGCGGGTGGTTTCCCAGGTCACCCaccccagcaggctggtggGGCAGAGCGCGGGGGGAGAAGTCCAGAAGCATCAGCTGGACACCAGGGTCAGGAATGAGCCtagaggagcaggaggaggaggaggcccT GGGCTGCACCTGGCACGAGTGAGCTTCGTGGTGCGTGCCTTCGGCTCGGCCTTCACCCTCGACCTCCAGCTGAACCA ccaCCTCCTCGCCTCCCACTACGTGGAGCGGCACATCGGCGCGGGCAGCAACGGCAGCCACAGCATG GGCACGGGGGAGCACTGCTACTACCAGGGCCGGATCCGGGGGCAGCCCCACTCCTTTGTGGCTCTCTCCAGCTGTCAGGGCCTGCA TGGGGTCTTCTATGACGGCAAAGCCACCTACCTGATCGAGCCCCAGGTGGGCGCCGAGCACGGGCAG GGCCTTCGACCACACATTGTCCGGCGTGTACCCAGCTGCACGCGACCAG GCTGCCTCTTCCCTGCGCTGAACCCGCGCAGTGCAGGCGGGTTACCAAAGCTGCGGCAGCGGCGGCAG GTACGCCGAGCCCAGCACACCGTTCACAGCGAGACCAAGTACATCGAGCTGGCGGTGGTGAACGACCATCAGCTG tTCCTGCAGCTCCGCAAGTCCGTGGTTCTCACCAGCAACTTTGCCAAGTCCGTGGTCAACCTGGCTGACATG ATCTACAAGGAGCAGCTCAACACGCGCATCGTGCTGGTGGCCATGGAGACATGGGCCTCGGAGGACCGGATCCGGATGGGGGAGGATTCCCTGGAGACCCTGAACGAGTTCGTGAAGTACCGGCGTGAGGGGCCGGCAGAGCAGAGTGACACCGTCCACCTCTTCTC GGGTCGCACATTTCAGAGCAGCCGCAGCGGCACCGCCTTCGTGGGGGGCATCTGCTCACCCGCCCGTGCGGGGGGGGTCAACGAG TACGGCAACGTGGCCGCCATGGCAGTGACACTGGCGCAGACACTGGGGCAGAACGTGGGCATGATGTGGAATAAGCACCGCATGGCTGCAG ggGACTGCCGGTGTCCGGACTCGTGGCTGGGCTGCATCATGGAGGACACAGG GTACTACCTCCCCCGCAAGTTCTCCCGCTGCAGCATCGACGAGTACAACCAGTTCCTGCAGGACGGCGGTGGCAGCTGCCTCTTCAACAAACCCCTGAAG CTCCTGGACCCTCCAGAGTGTGGCAATGGCTTCGTGGAGGCGGGCGAGGAGTGCGACTGCGGCTCGCTGGCG GAGTGCGCCAAGAGCGGGGGAAACTGCTGCAAGAAGTGCACGCTGACCCACGACGCCATGTGCAGCGACGGGCTCTGCTGCAAAGGCTGCAAG TACGAGCCACGTGGCGTGTCCTGCCGGGAGGCCGTGAACGAATGTGACATCCCTGAGAGCTGCACCGGGGACTCCAGCCAG tgtccccccaACCTCCACAAGCTGGATGGCTACTTCTGTGAAAACGAGCAG ggacGATGCTACGGTGGGCGCTGCAAGACAAGAGACCGGCAGTGCAACGCGTTGTGGGGCCATG GCTCGGCTGAGCGCTTCTGCTATGAGAAGCTCAATGTGGAGGGGACGGAGAGGGGCAACTGCGGGCACGAGGGTCTGGGCTGGATGCAGTGCAACAAGCA GGATGTTCTCTGCGGCTTCCTCCTCTGCGCCAACATCTCGGGTGCGCCCCGGCTGGGTGAGCTCAGCGGCGagatcaccaccaccaccttcttcCACCAAAACCGCTACGTGGACTGCAG GGGAGGCCACGTGCAGCTGGTGGACGGCTCGGACCTGAGCTACGTGGAGGACGGGACGCCCTGCGGCCCCGGCATGCTGTGTCTCGACCGCAAATGCCTTCCAGCCACCGCCTTTAACTTCAGCTCCTGCCCCGGCAGCTGGGATGGGAAGATCTGCTTCGACCACGGG GTTTGCAGCAATGAGGGCAAGTGCATCTGCCGGGCCGAGTGGACAGGGAAGGACTGCAGCGTCTACGACCCCATCCCTGAGCCAAAGCCGACGGGAGAGACTGAACGATACAAGG GAACATCCGCCGAGGAAG GTCCGGGGGGGCCTGAGCAGGGCTGCGCTGCCCCACacaccctccccagcacctcaTTAACAGCAATTCAATGGGGCACCGCTGCTGAGAGCCCGGCTGAggaggagagctggggggggcacCCGGGACCACCCCCCCCGACCCCCACCGCACCACCACGAATGtacacagcccccagccccgacCCTGGGGCTGGCAGTACTCCCAGCACTGGGATGAATGTACCTGCAGGGGTGAGCGGggaccacccccccccctcagccccacaTCCCCCCCTCTGA
- the ADAM11 gene encoding disintegrin and metalloproteinase domain-containing protein 11 isoform X4: MGTGEHCYYQGRIRGQPHSFVALSSCQGLHGVFYDGKATYLIEPQVGAEHGQGLRPHIVRRVPSCTRPGCLFPALNPRSAGGLPKLRQRRQVRRAQHTVHSETKYIELAVVNDHQLFLQLRKSVVLTSNFAKSVVNLADMIYKEQLNTRIVLVAMETWASEDRIRMGEDSLETLNEFVKYRREGPAEQSDTVHLFSGRTFQSSRSGTAFVGGICSPARAGGVNEYGNVAAMAVTLAQTLGQNVGMMWNKHRMAAGDCRCPDSWLGCIMEDTGYYLPRKFSRCSIDEYNQFLQDGGGSCLFNKPLKLLDPPECGNGFVEAGEECDCGSLAECAKSGGNCCKKCTLTHDAMCSDGLCCKGCKYEPRGVSCREAVNECDIPESCTGDSSQCPPNLHKLDGYFCENEQGRCYGGRCKTRDRQCNALWGHGSAERFCYEKLNVEGTERGNCGHEGLGWMQCNKQDVLCGFLLCANISGAPRLGELSGEITTTTFFHQNRYVDCRGGHVQLVDGSDLSYVEDGTPCGPGMLCLDRKCLPATAFNFSSCPGSWDGKICFDHGVCSNEGKCICRAEWTGKDCSVYDPIPEPKPTGETERYKGTSAEEGPGGPEQGCAAPHTLPSTSLTAIQWGTAAESPAEEESWGGHPGPPPPTPTAPPRMYTAPSPDPGAGSTPSTGMNVPAGVSGDHPPPSAPHPPL, encoded by the exons ATG GGCACGGGGGAGCACTGCTACTACCAGGGCCGGATCCGGGGGCAGCCCCACTCCTTTGTGGCTCTCTCCAGCTGTCAGGGCCTGCA TGGGGTCTTCTATGACGGCAAAGCCACCTACCTGATCGAGCCCCAGGTGGGCGCCGAGCACGGGCAG GGCCTTCGACCACACATTGTCCGGCGTGTACCCAGCTGCACGCGACCAG GCTGCCTCTTCCCTGCGCTGAACCCGCGCAGTGCAGGCGGGTTACCAAAGCTGCGGCAGCGGCGGCAG GTACGCCGAGCCCAGCACACCGTTCACAGCGAGACCAAGTACATCGAGCTGGCGGTGGTGAACGACCATCAGCTG tTCCTGCAGCTCCGCAAGTCCGTGGTTCTCACCAGCAACTTTGCCAAGTCCGTGGTCAACCTGGCTGACATG ATCTACAAGGAGCAGCTCAACACGCGCATCGTGCTGGTGGCCATGGAGACATGGGCCTCGGAGGACCGGATCCGGATGGGGGAGGATTCCCTGGAGACCCTGAACGAGTTCGTGAAGTACCGGCGTGAGGGGCCGGCAGAGCAGAGTGACACCGTCCACCTCTTCTC GGGTCGCACATTTCAGAGCAGCCGCAGCGGCACCGCCTTCGTGGGGGGCATCTGCTCACCCGCCCGTGCGGGGGGGGTCAACGAG TACGGCAACGTGGCCGCCATGGCAGTGACACTGGCGCAGACACTGGGGCAGAACGTGGGCATGATGTGGAATAAGCACCGCATGGCTGCAG ggGACTGCCGGTGTCCGGACTCGTGGCTGGGCTGCATCATGGAGGACACAGG GTACTACCTCCCCCGCAAGTTCTCCCGCTGCAGCATCGACGAGTACAACCAGTTCCTGCAGGACGGCGGTGGCAGCTGCCTCTTCAACAAACCCCTGAAG CTCCTGGACCCTCCAGAGTGTGGCAATGGCTTCGTGGAGGCGGGCGAGGAGTGCGACTGCGGCTCGCTGGCG GAGTGCGCCAAGAGCGGGGGAAACTGCTGCAAGAAGTGCACGCTGACCCACGACGCCATGTGCAGCGACGGGCTCTGCTGCAAAGGCTGCAAG TACGAGCCACGTGGCGTGTCCTGCCGGGAGGCCGTGAACGAATGTGACATCCCTGAGAGCTGCACCGGGGACTCCAGCCAG tgtccccccaACCTCCACAAGCTGGATGGCTACTTCTGTGAAAACGAGCAG ggacGATGCTACGGTGGGCGCTGCAAGACAAGAGACCGGCAGTGCAACGCGTTGTGGGGCCATG GCTCGGCTGAGCGCTTCTGCTATGAGAAGCTCAATGTGGAGGGGACGGAGAGGGGCAACTGCGGGCACGAGGGTCTGGGCTGGATGCAGTGCAACAAGCA GGATGTTCTCTGCGGCTTCCTCCTCTGCGCCAACATCTCGGGTGCGCCCCGGCTGGGTGAGCTCAGCGGCGagatcaccaccaccaccttcttcCACCAAAACCGCTACGTGGACTGCAG GGGAGGCCACGTGCAGCTGGTGGACGGCTCGGACCTGAGCTACGTGGAGGACGGGACGCCCTGCGGCCCCGGCATGCTGTGTCTCGACCGCAAATGCCTTCCAGCCACCGCCTTTAACTTCAGCTCCTGCCCCGGCAGCTGGGATGGGAAGATCTGCTTCGACCACGGG GTTTGCAGCAATGAGGGCAAGTGCATCTGCCGGGCCGAGTGGACAGGGAAGGACTGCAGCGTCTACGACCCCATCCCTGAGCCAAAGCCGACGGGAGAGACTGAACGATACAAGG GAACATCCGCCGAGGAAG GTCCGGGGGGGCCTGAGCAGGGCTGCGCTGCCCCACacaccctccccagcacctcaTTAACAGCAATTCAATGGGGCACCGCTGCTGAGAGCCCGGCTGAggaggagagctggggggggcacCCGGGACCACCCCCCCCGACCCCCACCGCACCACCACGAATGtacacagcccccagccccgacCCTGGGGCTGGCAGTACTCCCAGCACTGGGATGAATGTACCTGCAGGGGTGAGCGGggaccacccccccccctcagccccacaTCCCCCCCTCTGA
- the ADAM11 gene encoding disintegrin and metalloproteinase domain-containing protein 11 isoform X3 — protein MSPLRGWLLAALLSLTPRAGPTALQRRLPRAAWPEGRVVSQVTHPSRLVGQSAGGEVQKHQLDTRVRNEPRGAGGGGGPGLHLARVSFVVRAFGSAFTLDLQLNHHLLASHYVERHIGAGSNGSHSMGTGEHCYYQGRIRGQPHSFVALSSCQGLHGVFYDGKATYLIEPQVGAEHGQGLRPHIVRRVPSCTRPGCLFPALNPRSAGGLPKLRQRRQVRRAQHTVHSETKYIELAVVNDHQLFLQLRKSVVLTSNFAKSVVNLADMIYKEQLNTRIVLVAMETWASEDRIRMGEDSLETLNEFVKYRREGPAEQSDTVHLFSGRTFQSSRSGTAFVGGICSPARAGGVNEYGNVAAMAVTLAQTLGQNVGMMWNKHRMAAGDCRCPDSWLGCIMEDTGYYLPRKFSRCSIDEYNQFLQDGGGSCLFNKPLKLLDPPECGNGFVEAGEECDCGSLAECAKSGGNCCKKCTLTHDAMCSDGLCCKGCKYEPRGVSCREAVNECDIPESCTGDSSQCPPNLHKLDGYFCENEQGRCYGGRCKTRDRQCNALWGHGSAERFCYEKLNVEGTERGNCGHEGLGWMQCNKQDVLCGFLLCANISGAPRLGELSGEITTTTFFHQNRYVDCRGGHVQLVDGSDLSYVEDGTPCGPGMLCLDRKCLPATAFNFSSCPGSWDGKICFDHGVCSNEGKCICRAEWTGKDCSVYDPIPEPKPTGETERYKGPSGTNIIIGSIAGAVLVAAIVLGGTGWGFKNIRRGRSGGA, from the exons ATGAGCCCGCTgcggggctggctgctggccgCGCTGCTCTCGCTCACCCCGCGGGCAG GTCCCACCGCGCTGCAGCGGCGGCTGCCCCGGGCCGCATGGCCGGAGGGGCGGGTGGTTTCCCAGGTCACCCaccccagcaggctggtggGGCAGAGCGCGGGGGGAGAAGTCCAGAAGCATCAGCTGGACACCAGGGTCAGGAATGAGCCtagaggagcaggaggaggaggaggcccT GGGCTGCACCTGGCACGAGTGAGCTTCGTGGTGCGTGCCTTCGGCTCGGCCTTCACCCTCGACCTCCAGCTGAACCA ccaCCTCCTCGCCTCCCACTACGTGGAGCGGCACATCGGCGCGGGCAGCAACGGCAGCCACAGCATG GGCACGGGGGAGCACTGCTACTACCAGGGCCGGATCCGGGGGCAGCCCCACTCCTTTGTGGCTCTCTCCAGCTGTCAGGGCCTGCA TGGGGTCTTCTATGACGGCAAAGCCACCTACCTGATCGAGCCCCAGGTGGGCGCCGAGCACGGGCAG GGCCTTCGACCACACATTGTCCGGCGTGTACCCAGCTGCACGCGACCAG GCTGCCTCTTCCCTGCGCTGAACCCGCGCAGTGCAGGCGGGTTACCAAAGCTGCGGCAGCGGCGGCAG GTACGCCGAGCCCAGCACACCGTTCACAGCGAGACCAAGTACATCGAGCTGGCGGTGGTGAACGACCATCAGCTG tTCCTGCAGCTCCGCAAGTCCGTGGTTCTCACCAGCAACTTTGCCAAGTCCGTGGTCAACCTGGCTGACATG ATCTACAAGGAGCAGCTCAACACGCGCATCGTGCTGGTGGCCATGGAGACATGGGCCTCGGAGGACCGGATCCGGATGGGGGAGGATTCCCTGGAGACCCTGAACGAGTTCGTGAAGTACCGGCGTGAGGGGCCGGCAGAGCAGAGTGACACCGTCCACCTCTTCTC GGGTCGCACATTTCAGAGCAGCCGCAGCGGCACCGCCTTCGTGGGGGGCATCTGCTCACCCGCCCGTGCGGGGGGGGTCAACGAG TACGGCAACGTGGCCGCCATGGCAGTGACACTGGCGCAGACACTGGGGCAGAACGTGGGCATGATGTGGAATAAGCACCGCATGGCTGCAG ggGACTGCCGGTGTCCGGACTCGTGGCTGGGCTGCATCATGGAGGACACAGG GTACTACCTCCCCCGCAAGTTCTCCCGCTGCAGCATCGACGAGTACAACCAGTTCCTGCAGGACGGCGGTGGCAGCTGCCTCTTCAACAAACCCCTGAAG CTCCTGGACCCTCCAGAGTGTGGCAATGGCTTCGTGGAGGCGGGCGAGGAGTGCGACTGCGGCTCGCTGGCG GAGTGCGCCAAGAGCGGGGGAAACTGCTGCAAGAAGTGCACGCTGACCCACGACGCCATGTGCAGCGACGGGCTCTGCTGCAAAGGCTGCAAG TACGAGCCACGTGGCGTGTCCTGCCGGGAGGCCGTGAACGAATGTGACATCCCTGAGAGCTGCACCGGGGACTCCAGCCAG tgtccccccaACCTCCACAAGCTGGATGGCTACTTCTGTGAAAACGAGCAG ggacGATGCTACGGTGGGCGCTGCAAGACAAGAGACCGGCAGTGCAACGCGTTGTGGGGCCATG GCTCGGCTGAGCGCTTCTGCTATGAGAAGCTCAATGTGGAGGGGACGGAGAGGGGCAACTGCGGGCACGAGGGTCTGGGCTGGATGCAGTGCAACAAGCA GGATGTTCTCTGCGGCTTCCTCCTCTGCGCCAACATCTCGGGTGCGCCCCGGCTGGGTGAGCTCAGCGGCGagatcaccaccaccaccttcttcCACCAAAACCGCTACGTGGACTGCAG GGGAGGCCACGTGCAGCTGGTGGACGGCTCGGACCTGAGCTACGTGGAGGACGGGACGCCCTGCGGCCCCGGCATGCTGTGTCTCGACCGCAAATGCCTTCCAGCCACCGCCTTTAACTTCAGCTCCTGCCCCGGCAGCTGGGATGGGAAGATCTGCTTCGACCACGGG GTTTGCAGCAATGAGGGCAAGTGCATCTGCCGGGCCGAGTGGACAGGGAAGGACTGCAGCGTCTACGACCCCATCCCTGAGCCAAAGCCGACGGGAGAGACTGAACGATACAAGG GTCCCAGTGGCACCAATATCATTATCGGCTCCATCGCGGGGGCCGTGCTGGTGGCTGCCATCGTCCTAggggggacaggctggggatTTAA GAACATCCGCCGAGGAAG GTCCGGGGGGGCCTGA
- the ADAM11 gene encoding disintegrin and metalloproteinase domain-containing protein 11 isoform X2 codes for MSPLRGWLLAALLSLTPRAGPTALQRRLPRAAWPEGRVVSQVTHPSRLVGQSAGGEVQKHQLDTRVRNEPRGAGGGGGPGLHLARVSFVVRAFGSAFTLDLQLNHHLLASHYVERHIGAGSNGSHSMGTGEHCYYQGRIRGQPHSFVALSSCQGLHGVFYDGKATYLIEPQVGAEHGQGLRPHIVRRVPSCTRPGCLFPALNPRSAGGLPKLRQRRQVRRAQHTVHSETKYIELAVVNDHQLFLQLRKSVVLTSNFAKSVVNLADMIYKEQLNTRIVLVAMETWASEDRIRMGEDSLETLNEFVKYRREGPAEQSDTVHLFSGRTFQSSRSGTAFVGGICSPARAGGVNEYGNVAAMAVTLAQTLGQNVGMMWNKHRMAAGDCRCPDSWLGCIMEDTGYYLPRKFSRCSIDEYNQFLQDGGGSCLFNKPLKLLDPPECGNGFVEAGEECDCGSLAECAKSGGNCCKKCTLTHDAMCSDGLCCKGCKYEPRGVSCREAVNECDIPESCTGDSSQCPPNLHKLDGYFCENEQGRCYGGRCKTRDRQCNALWGHGSAERFCYEKLNVEGTERGNCGHEGLGWMQCNKQDVLCGFLLCANISGAPRLGELSGEITTTTFFHQNRYVDCRGGHVQLVDGSDLSYVEDGTPCGPGMLCLDRKCLPATAFNFSSCPGSWDGKICFDHGVCSNEGKCICRAEWTGKDCSVYDPIPEPKPTGETERYKGPSGTNIIIGSIAGAVLVAAIVLGGTGWGFKNIRRGRYDPAQQGV; via the exons ATGAGCCCGCTgcggggctggctgctggccgCGCTGCTCTCGCTCACCCCGCGGGCAG GTCCCACCGCGCTGCAGCGGCGGCTGCCCCGGGCCGCATGGCCGGAGGGGCGGGTGGTTTCCCAGGTCACCCaccccagcaggctggtggGGCAGAGCGCGGGGGGAGAAGTCCAGAAGCATCAGCTGGACACCAGGGTCAGGAATGAGCCtagaggagcaggaggaggaggaggcccT GGGCTGCACCTGGCACGAGTGAGCTTCGTGGTGCGTGCCTTCGGCTCGGCCTTCACCCTCGACCTCCAGCTGAACCA ccaCCTCCTCGCCTCCCACTACGTGGAGCGGCACATCGGCGCGGGCAGCAACGGCAGCCACAGCATG GGCACGGGGGAGCACTGCTACTACCAGGGCCGGATCCGGGGGCAGCCCCACTCCTTTGTGGCTCTCTCCAGCTGTCAGGGCCTGCA TGGGGTCTTCTATGACGGCAAAGCCACCTACCTGATCGAGCCCCAGGTGGGCGCCGAGCACGGGCAG GGCCTTCGACCACACATTGTCCGGCGTGTACCCAGCTGCACGCGACCAG GCTGCCTCTTCCCTGCGCTGAACCCGCGCAGTGCAGGCGGGTTACCAAAGCTGCGGCAGCGGCGGCAG GTACGCCGAGCCCAGCACACCGTTCACAGCGAGACCAAGTACATCGAGCTGGCGGTGGTGAACGACCATCAGCTG tTCCTGCAGCTCCGCAAGTCCGTGGTTCTCACCAGCAACTTTGCCAAGTCCGTGGTCAACCTGGCTGACATG ATCTACAAGGAGCAGCTCAACACGCGCATCGTGCTGGTGGCCATGGAGACATGGGCCTCGGAGGACCGGATCCGGATGGGGGAGGATTCCCTGGAGACCCTGAACGAGTTCGTGAAGTACCGGCGTGAGGGGCCGGCAGAGCAGAGTGACACCGTCCACCTCTTCTC GGGTCGCACATTTCAGAGCAGCCGCAGCGGCACCGCCTTCGTGGGGGGCATCTGCTCACCCGCCCGTGCGGGGGGGGTCAACGAG TACGGCAACGTGGCCGCCATGGCAGTGACACTGGCGCAGACACTGGGGCAGAACGTGGGCATGATGTGGAATAAGCACCGCATGGCTGCAG ggGACTGCCGGTGTCCGGACTCGTGGCTGGGCTGCATCATGGAGGACACAGG GTACTACCTCCCCCGCAAGTTCTCCCGCTGCAGCATCGACGAGTACAACCAGTTCCTGCAGGACGGCGGTGGCAGCTGCCTCTTCAACAAACCCCTGAAG CTCCTGGACCCTCCAGAGTGTGGCAATGGCTTCGTGGAGGCGGGCGAGGAGTGCGACTGCGGCTCGCTGGCG GAGTGCGCCAAGAGCGGGGGAAACTGCTGCAAGAAGTGCACGCTGACCCACGACGCCATGTGCAGCGACGGGCTCTGCTGCAAAGGCTGCAAG TACGAGCCACGTGGCGTGTCCTGCCGGGAGGCCGTGAACGAATGTGACATCCCTGAGAGCTGCACCGGGGACTCCAGCCAG tgtccccccaACCTCCACAAGCTGGATGGCTACTTCTGTGAAAACGAGCAG ggacGATGCTACGGTGGGCGCTGCAAGACAAGAGACCGGCAGTGCAACGCGTTGTGGGGCCATG GCTCGGCTGAGCGCTTCTGCTATGAGAAGCTCAATGTGGAGGGGACGGAGAGGGGCAACTGCGGGCACGAGGGTCTGGGCTGGATGCAGTGCAACAAGCA GGATGTTCTCTGCGGCTTCCTCCTCTGCGCCAACATCTCGGGTGCGCCCCGGCTGGGTGAGCTCAGCGGCGagatcaccaccaccaccttcttcCACCAAAACCGCTACGTGGACTGCAG GGGAGGCCACGTGCAGCTGGTGGACGGCTCGGACCTGAGCTACGTGGAGGACGGGACGCCCTGCGGCCCCGGCATGCTGTGTCTCGACCGCAAATGCCTTCCAGCCACCGCCTTTAACTTCAGCTCCTGCCCCGGCAGCTGGGATGGGAAGATCTGCTTCGACCACGGG GTTTGCAGCAATGAGGGCAAGTGCATCTGCCGGGCCGAGTGGACAGGGAAGGACTGCAGCGTCTACGACCCCATCCCTGAGCCAAAGCCGACGGGAGAGACTGAACGATACAAGG GTCCCAGTGGCACCAATATCATTATCGGCTCCATCGCGGGGGCCGTGCTGGTGGCTGCCATCGTCCTAggggggacaggctggggatTTAA GAACATCCGCCGAGGAAGGTACGACCCGGCGCAGCAGGGAGTGtaa